GCGCTGACAAAACAGGTGGTCTGCATCCAGTAGACCACAAGCCCCAGAAAGGCGCATTTGCCGAGGTCTAACAGGGGAATGCGGAGTTGGCTGCGGTCCCTGAGTGCCAGGAAGACGAGCAGGAAGAGCACCGCAAAGGAAAAGCGGAACTGCATCATGACCGCCCCGGTCATTCCGGCCAGATAGCCGAGTTTGACCAAAATGGCCATGGATCCGAAGGCCGCGGCGGAAAGAAGCGCGTAGATGAGCCCTTGGAGCATGATCAGATCGATTTCTGCATGTAGGCCATGTATTCCTGATTCCCTTTGGGCCCCAGGATTTTGGAAGGGACCACGCCCTTGATGGTCAGGCCGAGTTCCTGTTCGCAGAACCCGGTGACCATCTCCACGGTCTCCTGCCTGAGTACCTCATCGCGGACCACGCCCTTGTCGGTCTGGCCCGGTCCCACCTCGAACTGTGGCTTGATGAGTACCACCAGTTCGCCGGTGTCTTTAAGGAATTGCATACAGGTAGGCAGGATTTTCGTCAGGGAAATAAAGGAGACATCGGCCACGATAATGTCCACCTTTTCCGGGAGCAGTCCGGGCTCGGCATGGCGGACATTGGTCCGCTCAAGGTTGACCACCCGGTCGTCCTGGCGCAGCTTTTCGTGCAACTGCCCATACCCCACGTCCACGGCGTAGACGCGCACGGCCCCGTGCTGGAGCATGCAGTCGGTGAAGCCGCCGGTGGATGCCCCGGCGTCAAGGGCGATCTTTCCCGTGAAATCAATGGAGAATTCTTCGATGGCCGTGAGCAGCTTGTAGGCGCCGCGTGACACGAAACGGGTATCGTCCGGGACCACG
The nucleotide sequence above comes from Pseudodesulfovibrio sp. S3. Encoded proteins:
- a CDS encoding TlyA family RNA methyltransferase, whose product is MPKKQRADQLLASLGLVDSREKAKRLIMAGTVHYMDRGQKTPVTKPGHQFFPDTEFVVPDDTRFVSRGAYKLLTAIEEFSIDFTGKIALDAGASTGGFTDCMLQHGAVRVYAVDVGYGQLHEKLRQDDRVVNLERTNVRHAEPGLLPEKVDIIVADVSFISLTKILPTCMQFLKDTGELVVLIKPQFEVGPGQTDKGVVRDEVLRQETVEMVTGFCEQELGLTIKGVVPSKILGPKGNQEYMAYMQKSI